The Thunnus thynnus chromosome 22, fThuThy2.1, whole genome shotgun sequence genome includes a window with the following:
- the snapc2 gene encoding snRNA-activating protein complex subunit 2: protein MKPPPRTRTKPERDLKPELLPQRSGKLACKWQRAEQRRLLNALKRLSSTAGILSDIDYDVLRTSVRTRSITEIHSVVESLKNKVISCASFNLKKKRWEEKKVRKPIELWTHMASAVAGTLEEPISTAFSQMLIVSSTEPRTLRNCDPPQVHRPPTQEDRPADRTVPLRPMPRLPAKGLCPATNTARQHLVLKTPAPTIGPARRLPAPSQVVRVTNSKTPSLHQQLSAAAGSSPAATSQSAAPSCQRPPPSLLRPAAQTTDQAAAAVTASCSSAAEVKSLSDGSSVSQTNQQISEKNPTTSPSSPHMPLSSLAPTTTPSSATSTSSATSNCSSTCPKPTLSAPAAAVHARFGRTSKYATKDSPRTFGVGCVVDFERIYRYLSVIHKPNDECHLTPMESAIVLDLLMSLPEELPLLDCNKLHNHLIQVYQCLSASADSPVAREMFKVLKTQKQGTDEPHTAGSQDRLSDQTETPSVRGSNPKPKHDSSRTNSQLDTADSSDVTDSEWRKMQPDEAESQSQESKNTSSRTGDTDVMGLPPLNPFMVPLKLLMQR from the exons ATGAAGCCGCCTCCTCGCACGCGAACTAAACCAGAACGCGACCTGAAACCTGAGCTGTTACCGCAGCGTTCAGGTAAACTGGCCTGTAAATGGcagcgagcggagcagaggaggcTCCTGAATGCCCTGAAAAGACTAAGCAGTACCGCCGGGATTCTGAGTGACATCGACTACGATGTGCTGAGAACATCCGTCCGTACTCGCTCCATTACAGAG ATCCACTCTGTGGTGGAATCTCTGAAGAACAAAGTGATCTCATGTGCCAGCTTCAacttgaagaagaagaggtgggAGGAGAAGAAGGTCAGAAAGCCCATTGAGTTGTGGACACACATGGCTTCTGCTGTGGCTGGAACACTTGAAGAACCCATTTCCACTGCTTTCTCTCAG ATGTTGATAGTGTCGTCTACAGAGCCTCGCACCCTCAGGAACTGTGACCCTCCCCAGGTCCATAGACCACCCACACAGGAAGACAGGCCTGCTGATCGCACCGTCCCTTTGAGACCAATGCCTCGTTTACCAGCCAAAG GTTTGTGTCCTGCCACCAACACAGCCCGTCAACACCTGGTACTCAAGACTCCAGCACCAACCATTGGCCCAGCCAGGAGACTCCCAGCACCATCCCAAGTGGTCAGAGTGACCAATAGCAAAACCCCTTCACTCCACCAACagctttctgctgcagctggaagctcaCCTGCTGCTACCTCTCAGTCTGCTGCTCCCTCCTGCCAGCGTCCTCCTCCATCCCTGCTGCGGCCTGCTGCACAGACCACAGAccaagcagctgctgctgtcacagcCAGTTGTAGCTCTGCAGCAGAGGTCAAATCTCTGAGCGATGGCAGCTCTGTAAGCCAGACTAACCAGCAAATCTCAGAGAAAAATCCCACCACCAGTCCATCCAGTCCTCACATGCCCCTCTCCTCCTTGGCCCCGACTACTACTCCATCCTCTGCCACCTCCACCAGTTCAGCCACCTCCAACTGCTCCTCCACCTGCCCCAAGCCCACACTCTCCGCTCCTGCCGCAGCAGTTCACGCCAGGTTTGGTCGCACCAGCAAATACGCCACAAAGGACAGTCCCAGGACATTTGGCGTAGGGTGTGTAGTGGACTTCGAGAGGATCTATCGCTACCTGAGTGTCATCCACAAGCCGAATGACGAGTGTCATCTCACCCCCATGG AGAGTGCTATAGTGTTGGATCTATTGATGTCTCTCCCAGAAGAGCTCCCCTTGCTAGACTGCAACAAACTGCACAACCACCTGATCCAG gTGTACCAATGTCTTTCTGCTTCTGCGGATTCCCCAGTAGCAAGAGAAATGTTTAAAGTCttaaagacacagaaacaaggAACTGATGAGCCTCACACAGCAGGGTCACAGGACAGACTCTCTGATCAGACGGAGACACCAAGTGTGCGAGGCAGCAACCCAAAGCCAAAGCATGACAGCAGCAGAACCAACAGTCAGCTGGACACTGCTGACAGCAGCGATGTCACAGACAGTGAATGGAGGAAAATGCAGCCAGACGAAGCTGAGAGCCAATcacaagaaagcaaaaacacatCCAGCCGAACAGGGGACACAGATGTGATGGGACTCCCCCCACTTAACCCTTTCATGGTGCCACTGAAACTGTTGATGCAGAGATAG